The following DNA comes from Methanothermus fervidus DSM 2088.
AATCAAAGCTCGCTAATGCATATTGTTTTCTTGGTGTCCACTCATAGGTAGCATGTCTTCCAACATGAATCTGGGCATTTGCTTTAAACACGTAGTTAACCCATGCATACCATGCTAAATAACTGTGTGGTGGCGGAACAACTGTTGAGTGATAAAGTTTTGATATGTCTTGATCCCAACCTCTCAATGGTTCCGGACCAATGAATATGTTTCCAAATAATATTCCTGGAATTATGAAGTATTTTGTGCCATTTTTTGTTACCACAAGAGGATTTTCCTCTGGTTGTCCCCATCCACAAAGTCCTGGTAATTTTAATGCTAGGAATGCGTTCTTTGCATCATAGAATTTCTTCCAAGAATCTGTAGGATCTGTATTATTACTTACTTTATCTATAATTTCAATCAATGCGGAAGTCATTTTGTTTATTAAATCTATAGCCCTATCTGCTTTATCTGTGGTTTTAGCATTAGATATCATCTCTTGGTTCCATCTATTTATAACTTTGATTAATTCATCTTTAACCTTTGGATCTCCTTTCTTAATATATTCAACCGCTGCCTTAGTTAATTCTTCTATGTAACCAGTTGGTCCTTCAATTACTTCTTTCTGGGCTATTGGATTTAATTTCTTGAACCATTTTTTGTATTCTTCTAAAGGCCATAAAATTGTATTAGGATTGTTTGCAAGTTTCTCTATGAATCCTTTAGCCCAACTTGCAGTATTAATTCCACGCTCTAGCAATATAGATACTAGTTCATCTGCATTTTTTGGTATTCTACCTACGTTGTAACCTTCCTGTTTTAATCTTTTTAAAATATTTATTATGGTTTCTGGAACATTTAGATAACTTGCCCCTATATTTTGCTTTCCTGGTGGGTAATTGTAATAAACAATTGCTATTTTTTTATCTTTATTTGGTAAGTGCTTGAGTAGACACCAGTTATATACTCTGTTTGCTAATTTTTCTATTCTGTCAGGTATTGTAATTATGATATCCCATTCAGCTCCAGTATCATTGTCTCTACCAATGTCACCTACACCAATTGCTATTGGCTCTATTTGGCCTTGCATTTCTGGTTGTGCACATTGCCAATAAACAGCGGCCCAACTGAAACCTTCATCAGATACCAACCACTGGCCTAATGTTCTATACCTCGATGATGTGATCATTGCCTTAAATACAGGAACATTTGAATTATTGAAGAAATTGAGAACTTGTTTCCATGATGGTGAAGAACCTGTTAAGAAAGATAGTAAGTTTATTATTGCATCACACTTTACTGGATATTTCCAAGGTTCGAACTCATATTGCACTGTATTATTTGCGTCAGTTAAAAACTTAACTAATGCTGAATACACATTTGCTGGCTGAACATTACTTATTTTTACTTCTTTTACAACTCTACCATCTTTGTCAAGTATTTGGAATTCATACACCTTCGCTTTAGGATCAGTTACACCACAAATTTTATCAGAATCTGTGTAATTTCCTATTCCTTTAACTGCTGTAAGTTTTAAATTTTGTCCTGGCTCAAGCAATGTTTTTGCCAACTCTGTAACTTGAGTTTCATTGAGAGTTAATACGTCTGACCAAGTACCAACAATAGGAATTACGTTCATTCCTTTCTCAACAAGCTTATCAATAATTTGTTGGAAAGCATTCTCTGCATATACTTCTCCTGTAGAACTAAGATATGTCAATATAGCTACAGTAGGTTTTTTTGGATCTAATGGGTATTTTTTGAAATAATCTTCCTTACTGAATATTTCACCATCCCTATACAGAAACTCTTTGCCAAATCCAAGTTTGACTGGTTCTGGCTCCCATTCTTGTGGGAATATCCATCCTCTTATTTCATATAATTTCTTTAATGCCCATTTCACCTGATTTATAAGGTTATCTTTTCCTTTAGCTGCATAATATACTGCAGCATCTATCCAAGCATGTAATCCTTTGTTATTTGGATATTTCTGTTTATAACTAAGTAGGCAATTTACATCGCCGTCATGACATGCTCCAATAAGAGATCCCACTGTGTCCCATGTTCCAATGTCTTTATCACTTACATTCTCAAAACATTTAGTTTTCCCTATTTGACTTAATTTTACAAGTTTAGGATCACTTTCAAAAACTAAAAATATTTTATTATCTATTATTGAAGGATATTTCGTTACAACAGGATATAATGAATTAACAAGTTCTGTACCCCATTCTGCTAAAATAATATCTGATGAATTCACCAGATTCTTAATGTCAGTTTCTTTTAAGTTATTCATCTGGGTTGTTGATCTAATTTGAAACTTTACAGTACCATTTGTCTCATTAGTAATCGTTTTCGCTATTTCAACATAAGATTTACATGCACTAGAAGATCCAATCATGAATACTTGTACTTTTCCTTGTTGTTGTTGAGTCACATTCTCAGCAAAAGCCCCTGAAATCAATAAAAACACTGCAAACAATACAATCACTAAAAACTTCCTCAACTTTTCACCTCCTTTTTTGTTATTACTACATTAGGGTTATTGAGTAATACTTATATAAAATTTTTCAAAACTTTCTAATTCAAATAATTTTGATGAAAGAAATATTCTTAATTGAAAAACTTTTAAAAATAAAAATCTAGTGCCAATAAAATTATGAATAAATAAGGAGGTAAAAAATCTTGAAAGTTAGGGCTCATATATTTATTAGCGGAAGAGTGCAAGGAGTATTCTTCAGAGCAAATACTAAAAAAGTAGCAGAAAAGCATGGTGTAAAAGGTTGGGTACGCAATCTCCCTGATGGAAGAGTTGAAGCAGTTTTAGAAGGAGAAAAAGAAGATGTAGAAAAAGTAATTGAATTTTGTAGGGAAGGACCACCTCTAGCAAAGGTTACAAATGTAGATGTAAAATGGGAAAAATACAAGGGAGAATTTAGAAATTTTGAAGTAAGATACTAATTTTCTTTTATAAATTTTTTTTAATTAAAAGAAAATTTCATAGAGGGTCAATATCATATTCCTGATCATCTGATTTCTCATCTTTTTCAATATAATCCTCAAAAAGAGGTATATAGATAGGAACAGCAAATTTTGTGAATATACTACTCACAATTGCTTCTCCCTTATCCAAACTAGCTATAGCTCTATCATCATCTGATAAATCTTGTGGAGAACTTCCAATTATTTCTGATCTTTCCGATGGCATTTCATTACCAAGAATTATTTTTGTATTCATATTTGCCAATATACTTTTGGGAATTGGTGTGACTAATTGAGTTATTGCTATTAGTCCAATGTTAAATTTACGTCCTTCCCTAGCTATTGTTGCATATATATTTTGTCCATCTTTAAGTACATCTTTGCCAAGTATTCTTGGAGCTTCTTCAACTACAATCCCTATCACAGGTTTTTTGTTTAATTCACCTTCTGCCTTATATCTTTGGTATCTTCTAAAAATATTTTCTATTATTGCACTACCCACAAGTATTCCTGCTTCTTCACTCATTTGTGAAGTATCAATTATGACAATTTTACCTTTCTCTAAATTATTAACAATGTCTTCGATAACGTTTCTTCCGTTTTCAACAAAAACATCTTCATGGCTAAGTACATGATTCAGTTTTCTATTGGTTGCAGCTATTGTTGGCTTTTTTACACCGTGAATTTCTTCTCCAATTCTCTCCATCTCTTCTATTTTAATTATCCATTCATCTTTAAATTCTTTATAAAATTTGTGCATTGCCTGCCATTGGGCATCTGTAAAAGAAACAGTTCCTTGAAAATGTTTTGGTTTTAAATATTTTTTATTAATTTTTAATTCTAACCCGCCTCTAGGAGGATTAGGCGAATAATATAATACTTCTTCATGTCTCGGATGATCTTTTAAACCTTTTGTATTTCCTCTTCCATAGTATTCATCATGTGGATCTAAAACAAGTATTCCAACGTTTTCATCAACTAAATTCCAAAGCATTACCTTTACTAAATTACTTTTACCTCTTCCTGTAGTTGCAGGTATGAGTATATGGTGAGGTATTGCATGCTTATAGTCAATATAAACAGGTAAATTTAATTTTTGAGAACCACTTCTCACCTCACCTAAATAAAGAGGATGTTTTGGCTTACTCAAAAATTTTAAATCTTCTTCTTTCACACGTCTAACTTTTTTAAAGAATGGAGGTAATGATTTTGGGGCTTTTGCATTTTTGGAATTGTTATGTATATAAAGTAAAGGTTTTGCTTCAGCTATAATATAATTTCTAAGTTCTGGCTCAATAAATGTTGTACTTTCATCTTCATGTTCCAATTGAAGTCCTGATATCAATTCTCTTCTCTCTTGTGGTATTTGAGAACGATATTCAAGATTTTTAACTTGTAGTAAAATTTTATTACCATTATTTTCATCAGCAATTAATAAATCCCCAAGTTCAAGTCTTTTGCCAAATTTTCCTCTAACTAAAATTTTTGATGAATTTCCTCCTATTATTTGCCCTGCTACTTCATTATCATCCATAAAATTCACCACAACAATGAATTTTCATCAAGAATGTCATGCATGTCCACTGCCCTCATATCTGCAAGTATGTTTTCTTTTAGTTCACCATATTTGTGGATTAATTGCAATAATCTTGCCTTAAATATCTCAACTTCATTTTTTCTAACCCTTGCCTCT
Coding sequences within:
- a CDS encoding acylphosphatase (COGs: COG1254 Acylphosphatase~InterPro IPR001792: IPR017968: IPR020456~KEGG: tpe:Tpen_1052 acylphosphatase~PFAM: acylphosphatase~SPTR: A1RZ22 Acylphosphatase~PFAM: Acylphosphatase) yields the protein MKVRAHIFISGRVQGVFFRANTKKVAEKHGVKGWVRNLPDGRVEAVLEGEKEDVEKVIEFCREGPPLAKVTNVDVKWEKYKGEFRNFEVRY
- a CDS encoding protein of unknown function DUF87 (COGs: COG0433 ATPase~InterPro IPR002789~KEGG: mth:MTH542 hypothetical protein~PFAM: protein of unknown function DUF87~SPTR: B5IC78 Conserved domain protein, putative~PFAM: Domain of unknown function DUF87) codes for the protein MDDNEVAGQIIGGNSSKILVRGKFGKRLELGDLLIADENNGNKILLQVKNLEYRSQIPQERRELISGLQLEHEDESTTFIEPELRNYIIAEAKPLLYIHNNSKNAKAPKSLPPFFKKVRRVKEEDLKFLSKPKHPLYLGEVRSGSQKLNLPVYIDYKHAIPHHILIPATTGRGKSNLVKVMLWNLVDENVGILVLDPHDEYYGRGNTKGLKDHPRHEEVLYYSPNPPRGGLELKINKKYLKPKHFQGTVSFTDAQWQAMHKFYKEFKDEWIIKIEEMERIGEEIHGVKKPTIAATNRKLNHVLSHEDVFVENGRNVIEDIVNNLEKGKIVIIDTSQMSEEAGILVGSAIIENIFRRYQRYKAEGELNKKPVIGIVVEEAPRILGKDVLKDGQNIYATIAREGRKFNIGLIAITQLVTPIPKSILANMNTKIILGNEMPSERSEIIGSSPQDLSDDDRAIASLDKGEAIVSSIFTKFAVPIYIPLFEDYIEKDEKSDDQEYDIDPL